The Macaca fascicularis isolate 582-1 chromosome 14, T2T-MFA8v1.1 genome contains the following window.
gtgtgatcttggcgcactgcaacctcagcctcccaggttcaagcgattctcctgcctcagcctctcgagtagctgggattacaggtacgtgccatcacgcctggctaattttggtatttttagtagaggcagtgtttcaccatgttggccagactggtcttgaactcctgacctcaggtgatccgcccgcctccgcctcccaaagtgctgggattacaactgtgagccaccgcgcccagcctatcctTTCTTTTCTGGCTGGAAATGAGCTACGGCCCACATTTTAGACTCAAATGAAAGTAGCAAAACCATAGGCAGTTTGGAGGGTAGgtcaggggaaggagagagagtttCTCCCTAAAATAGTACTTAGGAATCCATACTGGcgtctttccttactccttagcATCATTTTCCAGATAAAAGCAAATGGGAGAGAGTTTCCCACCTGAAATTCAAACATGGAGAAATTATCTTGATCCCCTACCCATTTGTTTTTACTCTATACGTGGAGATGAAATGGTTCCATGAAAACCTGTCACCTGGTAAGTGGAATGATATGAATGTGAATGGCAGAGAAGAAAATGGTTTAGCAGTGCCAGCTGGATATGGTGAAATGGGCTACCAGATTGGTCTCCAGCCATACAGTGCACAGGTCAGGATCATGTGCTCCAGGCCAGATTGACTAGTTCAAATACTGGTGGCCCTGCCACATAACAGCTGTGTGAAGTTAGATaaattaatctctctgtgcctccctTGTGAAATTGTGAAGTATAATATTACTACCTATATCATTGAGTTGttaaaaggattaaataaataatagtagaTGAAAAGTACAAAGCCTGACTTAATCACTGAATGAAAGATAAGTATTATATAAACCCTTCTATTAGAGTAAATTCCATGATTTTCACTTTAGAGCTGTCTTAAAGGTATctcccaattttatttttatttagacagagtctcactctgttacctaggctggagtacagtggtgtgatcgtagtTCACcgtaacctctaactcctgggctcaagtgttcctcctccctcagcttcccaagtagctaggactgtggGTGTGTACGACCAtctccggctaattttttttttttttttttttttgagacggagtctcgctctgtcgcccaggctggagtgcagtggcgcgatctcggctcactgcaagctccgcctcccgggttcacgccattctcctgcctcagcctcccgagtagctgggactacaggcgcccacaactgcgcccggctaattttttgtatttttagtagagacggggtttcaccgtggtctcgatctcctgaccttgtgatccgcccgcctcggcctcccaaagtgctgggattacaggcgtgagccaccgcgcccggcttttttttttttttttagtagagacagggtctcactatattgcaccatcgggtctcaaactcttgggctcaagcaatcctcccacctcggcctcccaaaacactggaattacaggcatgaaccactgtgcctggcccaaatttttATTCTCTGAAGGCCATGGGTATTTTTGCTGATTGAGGGACAAGTAAACACCTACCCTTTTGATTTGAAAAGgggtgcaggctgggcacagtggctcatgcctgtaatcccagtactttgggaggccaaggcaggaggatcacttgaggccaggaattcaagaccagcctgaccaacatggtgaaaccccatctctactaaaaataaaaaagttaggcaggcatggtggtgcgtgcctgtaatcccagctactcaggaagctgaagcagaagaattgcttgaacccaggaggcagagattgcagtgagccaagatcacgccactgtactccagcctgggcgctagaacaagactctgtctgaaaaaaagatgtgcatatatatatatatatatatatatacacacacacacacatatatatatatgatgtagcctggcatggtggtgcatgcctgtagtcccagctactctggaggctgaggaaggagaattgcttgaatctggcaggcagaggttctggtgagccaagatcacaccactgtactcccgcctgggcaacagagctagctctgtctcaaaaaagaaaaaagaaaagaagccgggcgcggtggctcaagcctgtaatcccagcactttgggaggccgaggcgggcggatcacgaggtcaggagatcaagaccatcctggctaacacggtgaaaccccgtctctattaagaaatacaaaaaaaactagccgggcgaggtggcgggcgcctgtagtcccagctactcaggaggctgaggcaggagaatggcgtgaacccgggaggcggagcttgcagtgagctgagatccggccactgcactccagcctgggtgacagagcgagactccgtctcaaaaaaaaaaaaaaaaaaaagaaagaaaaaagaaaagaaaaggggtgCAAAGGCCTTGCCTCAAAATATCTCCCCTTTTCATTTGTCACAGGTAGCTGaagttctacttttttcttttgtagtaaGAATCGTCCCCTCCCTTTTCAAACCCCTTCTAGCTTATAGATTATGGTCATTCTGAAAcaagggaggaagagagtttgAAGACACTATTTTTAGGGAAAATGGTACCAGGTAGAAGGGAGAAGGGCACATGAGGAGTCTTTGTCTAGGGTCAGTTCCAAGAAATAAATAGTAGCCAGAAATCCAGGTAAAACAGCATCATCGttaggcctggtggctcactttgggaggccaaggcaggtggatcacccgaggtcaggagtttgagaccagcctggccaacgtggtgaaacccccctctctactaaaaatgcaaaaattagccaggtgtagtggcacatgcctgtagtcccagctacttgggaggctgagggaggagaatcacttgaactcaagaggcggaggttgcagtgagccgagatcacaccactgcactccagtctgggcaacttaatctccaaaaaaaaaaaagtattattttattatgacaCTCAAATTTCCTATTGTAGGGAAACCAATAAGTGACAGTCCTCTTGGGTTGGTAAGTTTGCCTTTTCTGTACAAAATGAAAATTGCCTTTATCACCTTCTTTTGTCCAAAAAGTCCTGCTCTTGCCTCTTCCTCTTACTTTGCCCCTCAGTTGCTGCCCAGATCCAATCAGAATTGTAAACATAAGACAGTATTTTCCCCCTTGGCTAGATTtctgagaccatgtctctaacaGAATGTCTATTCTGACTTGCAAAGCTGGTGTTAAAAGTTGCCTTTGGCAGTTTAAGGATGGGGAGTTTTCTTCACTGTGCCTTCATGAACTGGGAGCAACTCTGGAAAGGAGGAGTCACAGGCATCTGCTTCCTCTCTGAAGGTCCCAGCTGAGAAGAAAGCAGTAGGAGCTGTGATGAGGAAACGAAAACACATGGATGAGCCCAGCTCCCCCAGCAGGCCAGGGCTGGACAGGTCAGTGGTGTGGGGAGACAGTCTCGCTCCTTCATCCTAATTAGGCTTTGCCAGCTATTACCATTGGTTGATCCTGTCCTTGGGCGAGTCACTTTCTTTTTCAGGACTTCATCAGTATCTGCCTATTCCAGTGGGTGGACTAAGGAAAGGGAGCAAGTTaatatttacaatataatttGAACATAGTCCCTTTTTCAGCAAAGTATGATTTTTCTTCTCAAGATGAAGGCTGAGAAGAAATACAGCCCGATCTAAACAATTGAATTCAGCACATTCAATAATACTTACTATGGTAATATCACCAGAAGGCAAAAGACTTATGAAGTCtcaaaatattatacaaaaaCATAGGGAAACTCTTGAAAgaataagaacaaataaaatataattctattttacCCAGTGAGCAGTTAGCTTTTGGAACCTTAAGAGGCAGTCCAgactaaaatgtaaatgtttgcAAGAGGGTATGTATCAATCATTGGGTGGGGTACTGTGATATTAGGGGGAATGTTGAGCCATCCCTAACATATTGTTACTGTGGAGGCTACTTATGTTCTTCTTTCAGTTCTCTATCAGCGACAAAATGAGTCAGTAAGACAATTCAGTCATTCTTATTAGCACCCTAGAAAGCTAATAAGAATGCTGCTGGAATAATCCAAGGTGTGGTTTGTTTCGTAGCCCAAGATGCTTCCACCCTAGGCCCACAGAGAATAGCTACCCTTTTCCTGGGACACTGTGGATCCCTAGACATATAGGAGAAGTAAGGTAGACTAGGAAGCTGACCCCATGCTCTCCAGATGCACATGTAGATGAAGAGATAGGGAGCTCCTTTTCAAGCCAGGTGGAATGTGAGGGTACTTGGAGGTATGAAGCTTTGTTGTGTTCCATTTGACTGAATTTTCCATGTAAGTGAGGTCTCAGATCTTCCCTTTCTCTGGGTTTTGATGCACAGTCAAGTATTTCAAAATCTGATACCTGCTGTCAGTCACATTTTCACTTTCTCAAACCCCAGATCCCTAAGTGTCTCAAACTGGGATTCTGCTGTGAAGTAAAGCAGCACCCAAAGAAAATTTGGCCACCCAATTTATTCTGCCGGCCAGGAGTGGTATAAAAATAGCCAACCTGCTGAAATACTCATTTGGGCCACATTTGCTTGAATGTAGTGATATTGCCTCTGCCAGTAACATTCCCTGCATATTTTCCCCCCACCTCAGGGCCAAGATAGGGACTTCCAGCCAAGGCTCCAGCAAAAAGAAGCCCCCTATGGAAACCAGGAGAGTAAGTACTAAAATGGAGGCTTAGAGGCTGTCAGCTATTCCTGTGCTGTTACAAGTCGGGATTCCGGTTACCAGCACATCTTGGTTTTTCATGCAGATTGAATTGACTGAACTCATTCTTGGGTTTCACCGTCTGCAGAATAACATTCAACTATTATGCCCTTGCCACAGCACATCCCAAAGTGGCTGCATAATAACACGCATCGATGaatctttttgttaaaaagtCCTCTCTTTGCCTggtacggtgactcatgcctgtaatcccagcactttgggaggccgaggcgggcgaatcacctgaagtcaggagttcgagaccaggctggccaacctggtgagacccagtctctactaaaagtacaaactattagccaagtgtggtggtgaatgcctgtaatcccagctactcaggaggctgaggcaggagaatcacttgaacccaggaggcggaggttgcagtgagccaaggtcgtgccacttcactccagcctggcaacagagtgagactccatctcaaaaaaaaaaaaaaaaaaaaaaggccaggcacggtggctgatgcctgtaatcctagcactttgggaggccgaggccggtggatcatgagatcaggagatcaagaccatcctggctaagatggtgaaaccctgtctctactaaaaaaaaatacagaacattagccaggcatggtggcaggtgcctgtagtcccagttgctggggaggctgaggcaggagaatggcatgaacccaggaggcagagctggcagtgagccgagattgcaccactacactgtagcctgggtgacagagtgagactcaaaaaaaaaaaaaaaaaaaaatcctctctttTCAGCTTAAAAAGCTACTTGTACTCTGCagttgaaataagaaaatatgtctATATAGGATTGAGGTGGAATCCAGTATAGAATTTTCCCTTTAGAAAACTTTTCGCCTTCATCTATACTGGGGTCTGAGTCTAGGAACATCTAGTTTTAACAAATGAGCTAGGCATGTATCAGCACTGATAACTGGTAAGAGAAAACTTCTAGAGCAGTGAAGGGTTGGCCCCTGATGGAATTAGATTTCATTTATGGGGTATGTTTCCCATTTAGATATTCATATATCTGGTACCCCTCCTCCATTTTAGGACTTCTTTTCTATATATTCTCTAAAATAGTGACCTTTTTCTTTTCGTCCCCTCTTTAAATAGCTGTTAGCTGGTATCCATGCCTTAAAgatccttcctttttttctctatgtCTCCAAAGTTGCTCTGACCCTAAGTATCCAAACACAAACAACTCACTTTCTTCACCTTCCCAGGACCCATAGCATGAGCAGTTATCAagtaaacatttacatatgcattcattcaacaatttttttttttcttttttgagacagggtcacactctgttgcccaggctggagtgcagtggtgcaatctcggctcactgcaacctctacctctcaggctcaagcgatcctctcatttcagcctctggagtagctaggactactggcctgtgtcaccacacctgactaatttttgtgttttttgtagagatggagttttgccatgttgcccaggatgcattcaacaaattttctttgagtgtctactatgtgccaagtaccaGGGATACACCAGCAGTGTACAGCTAGGTAGACAATTACTGATAGATGTGCCATGTGCAGGGGTAGAAGGAAGCACAGGATACAAAGGGAGCATAAAGTGGCCAGGAGGGAAGGATTCCCAGAGTAGCTTGAAGTCCAGTGCTGAGAAATGTTACTGGAAAAGTCAGAATGGACTGGATCATGAAAAGCCTTGAGACTACCTTCAAGATCACAGGACttctctaaaacatttttaagtagaaaaattaagttattttatttctaaggGATTGCTCTGTCTCCTGCTCACAAGGCATTGTGTTGGGTGCTGGGGCATACACAAACATATGTAAaccctgatttcttttttctaggAGCTTGTAATTTAGTTGGGGAAGGAGTGTATCTTTGGGGATTTATACCTCTGCCTCTGTGTGCGGGGGCAGAGTCCAGGGCCCCAGTTGTGCTGTGGCCAGCTGGCCCACTGAGTGATTTTGGGCAGATGGTCAACCCCTTCTATGCCTCCCATCCTTTAGgatggtaagaaaaagaaatgagaaagtacATGAGGAGTACTTGAAGCTCTGGAGAACAAAAACACTTTATACAGCCAAGATAATTACTATTAAAGGAACATTTTCCTCGCTCTCTAACTTCGTATCTTCCTATTCTTAGTTTGACACATCATCTCCCTCAAGAACAGTACCCACAGCTTCTTACTCAACATAATTACCTTTTCAACCTGATTCTGGATTTAGAAAAAACTCTAGTAAAAGGaacatgtttattgattttgaCTCAAGGCCCATCATGGACCCTGTTCCCAGGAAGATGATTTCTCCTAAATTAAAGTGATCACAGTGACTCTCAGTATAAGTCACTTGAGCTGGAAAAATTGAATTTGCTCCTATGGTCCATTGCTTAATATGTTCTGCCCCCTTTGCAGGGAGTTATGGTGTAGAATCACAGTCACTGTGCATGTGCGTGTCTGAACACATTGGGAGCCTGTGTGGGGAAAGCTTAGAAGAATACAACACGTACCTCTGTTTCATAAGAAGTGTTTAGGGAGAATGGGAAGGAAGAGCCGAACCCCCTTGCCTTTGTTACTTCAGGTCCCAGATCTAGAGATCCAGACTTTGGAAGGATAAAAAAATGGGAGGGAGCAGATGAATGACCCAGAAATGAAACAGACTAACTGCACGtcgcattttgttgttgttgttgttttgctatATCTGCTTGAACTGCACTTCTAAACAGATCTGGCCCTGAACATGCAGAGGACAGTCTTGCATCAGGTTTTCAGGGTATTATGTTCTGATGGAGGTCCCAGATGATACCTTCAGTCTGAATTCCAGCTATAATGTTTTTCCTCCCTTATGACTTTTTCTTGAGAAGACATCTCTCAAGATTTTGGGAGATCACAAAAAGGCTACACTGTCTTATGAGGGGACTCTTCCCTGGTTCAGAGGTAGGCTGTACCTCTGTCCCAGGGCCTTTGCCCTCTTGTTCCTCCTACCACCCTTAATAGATGCTTTCATTAGGGCTACTGTATGCAGCAGGATTAAAGCCCCGAACCATAGTTTCATTAAATTTGTAAGAATCATTCCCTCAAGCCAGAAACCAGAGCTTGGCCCTCTAAATTCCATCTCCACCGTCTATAGAAAAGGTAAGAATGGTCTCCTTCCTCCCCAGAGTTCCCTGTCGCTTTTATAGGAATATGACTTAGGTAGCTGCCCATGTGGTCTAGGATTTGAGCGGTTTGTGAAGAGGCTCAGTTCAGAGATAGCTGCCATTCTAACCCGAAGTTTATTCTTAGGATGGGGGCTAGTCCTAGCTTTTCTAGAGACTTGctatgcctctgcctcccagaaccTACCTTTACGGTCTGCAGCCCCTTGCTCTAGAACTCTTAGCCATGGGAGCTAAGCTACGGGAACGTAAAGGcttaagaatgatacaatgggctTTGGGGGCTTGGGGGAAAtagtgggaagggggtgagggataaaagactatacgttgggtatagtgtacactacttgggtgatgggtgcaccaaaatctcagaaatcatcactaaaaaaacttattcatgtaaccagacaccacctgctccccaaaaacctattgaaataaaaaataaattttaaaaaatgggaaaaaaattcacagaactgcacacccaaaagaaagaaaaaaagaactcttCACCAGCAAAACAGCTTCAGGAGCTCCATCATTGCTGGGTAAAGCCCCTAGGTTCAGACTGGGTGAAGAGAGTAGTAGCCAGTGGCAGAGATtcccaaagaaaatataataaccaTATTTCTGATTATCAGGGTGTTTACTGGAAAATGTTGTGGGCCTGGAATCAGGTTGTAAAATGTCCTCTTCAGAGTACAAAGAAATTTATATAAAGGAGCAGCACATGGAGAAATAATAAGATTGTGTTACATTATGCTAGCTGCTAATGCCACAGTCATGTttctaccatgcctggctctagCCATGCTGATCCTATTTATTCTTTAATGGCACTGTGCCCTCATACATCATGTCCCTGTCTGGAATGCCCTGCTGTGACTGACCACCTCCTCACCCCCGTTATGACAACatcccactcatccatccatccatccatgaagGCTCCATTCAAATATCACTTCCCCTGTGAAGCCTTCCTTGACTAACGCCACCTGCTCCATTAATGTCCTTTCAGCAACCACAGCACTCTATATGGATTCGTTGGTCTTatcacactcttttttttttttttccctagacagagtctcgctctgtctcccaggctggagtgcaatggcgcgaccttggctcaccctgcctcctcggttcaagcgattctcctgcctcagcctcctgagtagctgagattaaaggtgcccaccaccacacctggctgattttttctatttttagtagagacagggtttcaccatgttggccaggctggtctcgaactgctgacctcggatgatccatgcgtctcggcctcccaaattgctgcgattacacaggcatgagtcaccatgcccggccatcatACTGTCTTGACTTAGTTTATGTCCATTTGCTCCATAGAGTATACATTTCTCCAAGGTCAATTTAAGGTCCTCCTGATTTCTGAAACCTCATGTTACTGAGTAGGCACTCAGTAACATGGGATGATAAGTTAAACCCACCTTGATTTATTCTTGGCTTTTAAATCTTACGGTTTTAGAGGGACAATAGTTAGGatgttgaaatgaaaaaaggaaagtcctggccgggcgcggtggctcatgcctataattccagcactttgggaggccgaggtgggcagatcatgaggtcaggagatcaagaccatcctggttaacatggtgaaaccatgtctctactaaaaatacaaaaaattagccgggcgtggtggcgggcgcctgtagtcccagctactcaggaggctgaggcaggagaatggcgtgaacccaggaggcggagcttacagtgagccgagatggcaccactgcactgcagcctggcaacagagcaagattcagtctcaaaaagaaaaagaaaaaaggacagtcctatggaaagaaatggaaagaaatacagAACCTATCTAGGCAGTCAGAAGCCAGGCCCTAGTGCTAATGTGAAATCAGTTCACCAGCAAATAGCATTCAGATTGCCATGCAGTGTAGGCGTAAAGTTTAAGACTTTTCTTGGTGTTCTTTTAAACAGAACAGGGAAAGAAAAGCCCAACAAGGATTGCAGGAGACTCTGGCCTCTGATATCACTGGTGTCCAGAAACAAGGTAGGTCCTGGGAAATTTCCATTTATTCTGCTTTAATAATCACCCTTTCCCTTGTAGTTCTCTGATACGTAGAGCAGCACAGAGCTGAGTCTGGGTGCCCTCAGTGGGTAATGTGCCTTGCTCCCGTGGAGGTGCTTGTTAACCAAACTCTGGTCGGGGGGCCTGTCCTAGAGTAATAGAAGCCCCCCAGCTCCCAGAAATAGTGAAGGGAGGCAGTGCATGCCCTTCCTTTGCTTCTGATAGTGAAGTTATGCTCTGACCATTTCAAAACATTTCCAAGTGAGGTGATAAACTTTATAGAAATGTTGAGAGGGATGTGTTTCCCTTTTCTGTACTGTTGGAGAATTATCTCTTCCCTTTGGGGCATTAGAGTTAATATTGAAGTTGCAAATGGATGCTTTGCAAGGGCTGGGAATGCATGTCAAGCTATTGCCCTCCCTACTTGCTGATCTTTTACCCAGCATGAGGATTCAATGTGGACTGCAGTTATCACAGAAACAGGGATGTAGGCAAGTGAGTCCTTCAACAACTTGTCATTTTATGTGAAGACATAGCAGCCAGAGTGCATGGCTGGAACTTGAGCTGTGTAAATATCCCAGGAGCTTGACTGAAAATACTCTGAGGTCAGAATAGCATCTTACTGAGCTGAGATGAAATTGGGAAGGTCAGAACAAACAATTCACCTGGCTTTAAGGAACTCTTGGTGTGAGACTGCCTCTGACTCATACTGGGTGTTTTGCCTTCTACTCACATGAAAACGGCCTATGGACAAACATCTTGCTCCTGCCTGATTGTTTTCCTTACAGATTCTGAGTGGGGGCACAGCCTGCCAGGGCCAGTTGTCCCACCCCTGCAGCACAACACACCTCCACCTAAGGAGCGAGCCAGCGGCTTCATTGGGTTTCTAAGGTAAGACAGCTTCTATCTGGCCATGAGACTCCAGATCCAGCTCAGAGCAGCTCATTGAGTCTTTCAGGGAAAttagaatagaaaagaaagcagaTTACTCACAGAGGCTTCTCACTTATGTCTAAGATAGACAATGGAAATGAGATTGAGAACAAAAGCCCTAATTGTGCATTTAATAAAGACTGCATCTTACTTATTTTTACACAACCCACCTCCACCCTGATGTGTCCAGGATAAAGCCAAGCTCCATAAACATTaacttgggccaggtgtggtggctcatgcctgtaatcccagtaccttgggaggccgaggtgggcggatcacttgaggtcaggagttcaagaccagcctggccaacatggtgaaaccccgtttctactaaaaatacaaaattaggcaggcatggtggcacactcctgtaatcccagctacttgggagggaggctgaggcaggagaattgctt
Protein-coding sequences here:
- the MAJIN gene encoding membrane-anchored junction protein isoform X2, encoding MSLKPFTYPFPETRFLHAGPNVYKFKIRYGNSIRGEEIENKEVIIQELEDSIRVVLGNLDNLQPFATEHFIVFPYKSKWERVSHLKFKHGEIILIPYPFVFTLYVEMKWFHENLSPGKPISDSPLGLVPAEKKAVGAVMRKRKHMDEPSSPSRPGLDRTGKEKPNKDCRRLWPLISLVSRNKILSGGTACQGQLSHPCSTTHLHLRSEPAASLGF
- the MAJIN gene encoding membrane-anchored junction protein isoform X4 — its product is MKWFHENLSPGKPISDSPLGLVPAEKKAVGAVMRKRKHMDEPSSPSRPGLDRAKIGTSSQGSSKKKPPMETRRNRERKAQQGLQETLASDITGVQKQDSEWGHSLPGPVVPPLQHNTPPPKERASGFIGFLSSLFPFRYFFRKSSHS
- the MAJIN gene encoding membrane-anchored junction protein isoform X5, with translation MKTCHLVPAEKKAVGAVMRKRKHMDEPSSPSRPGLDRAKIGTSSQGSSKKKPPMETRRNRERKAQQGLQETLASDITGVQKQDSEWGHSLPGPVVPPLQHNTPPPKERASGFIGFLSSLFPFRYFFRKSSHS
- the MAJIN gene encoding membrane-anchored junction protein isoform X3; translated protein: MSLKPFTYPFPETRFLHAGPNVYKFKIRYGNSIRGEEIENKEVIIQELEVPAEKKAVGAVMRKRKHMDEPSSPSRPGLDRAKIGTSSQGSSKKKPPMETRRNRERKAQQGLQETLASDITGVQKQDSEWGHSLPGPVVPPLQHNTPPPKERASGFIGFLSSLFPFRYFFRKSSHS
- the MAJIN gene encoding membrane-anchored junction protein isoform X1, which produces MSLKPFTYPFPETRFLHAGPNVYKFKIRYGNSIRGEEIENKEVIIQELEDSIRVVLGNLDNLQPFATEHFIVFPYKSKWERVSHLKFKHGEIILIPYPFVFTLYVEMKWFHENLSPGKPISDSPLGLVPAEKKAVGAVMRKRKHMDEPSSPSRPGLDRAKIGTSSQGSSKKKPPMETRRNRERKAQQGLQETLASDITGVQKQDSEWGHSLPGPVVPPLQHNTPPPKERASGFIGFLSSLFPFRYFFRKSSHS